Below is a window of Paremcibacter congregatus DNA.
TTAAGACGATTGGCCTCGACCTGGCAGATGCCAAAATCAACCTGAAGGCCGGCTTCTTCAAGAATTTTAATACCCTGGCCTGCCACCCGTGTGTCGGGGTCCCCCGTCGCGATCACCACCCGGGAGAGGCGCGCCGCGACCAGTCTGTCGGCGCAGGGCGGCGTTTGCCCATGATGAGCACAGGGTTCTAGACTGACATAGGCCGTTGCCCCAATGGCAGCGTCCCCTGCCTGATTCAGAGCCTGTGTTTCCCCATGCGGACGGCCACCTTCCCCCGTATGGCCACGCCCCACCACATGACCCTCAGGACTGACAATCACGCATCCTACAGAAGGATTTGGCCAACAGCGCCCCAAACCGCGCCGGGCAAGTCCCAGCGCCATCTGCATAAAGTGTCTGTCGGCTTTTTCTGTCACATTTTATTCCGGACTAATCATCATCAATATCAGACAGCTTTCCGACAAAAGCTTCAAAATCCTTGGCTTCCCGGAAATCCTTATAAACGGAGGCATAGCGCACATAGGCGACCGGATCCATATTCTCCAGCCCTTCCATAATCAACTTGCCGATCAGTTCGCTCTGGATTTCGGAATCGCCCATACTTTCCAGTTGCCGAACAATGCCGTTGATCAGCAGTTCGATGCGCCCCTCTTCCACATTACGCTTGCGCAGGGCAAGATTAATCGAACGTTCCAGCTTTTCCCGCTCGAAAGGCACCTTCTTGCCGCTTTTCTTGGCAACCGTCAGTTCACGTAACTGCACCCGTTCGAAGGTGGTAAAGCGGGCCCCGCAGCCGTTGCAGGAGCGTCTGCGCCGAATGGCAGCATTGTCTTCCGTTGGACGACTGTCTTTAACTTGCGTATCATCATTTCCACAAAATGGGCACCGCATTACTCTATCCCTCCAAAAGGTTAAGCTTAATAGATGGGAAAGTCTTTACACAAGGCAATGACTTTTTCCCGCACGGAAGCTTCCGCCGCGCTGTTGTCTTCCGGGTTGGCTTTCAGGCCATTGAGGATTTCGATAATGAAGTCCCCGACCAGTTCAAATTCCTTGACCCCGAAGCCGCGGGTTGTGCCCGCCGGGGTTCCGAGGCGGATACCGGATGTCACCATCGGTTTTTCCGGATCAAACGGAATGCCGTTCTTGTTACAGGTAATGTTGGCGCGACCAAGACTGTTGTCTGCATCACGGCCTGTCAGACCAAGAGGACGAAGGTCCACCAACATCAAGTGAGTGTCTGTGCCGCCAGAGACAATATCACAGCCGCCTTCAACAAGGCGAGCCGCCAACGCACGGGCGTTTTCCACTACACGAGCGGCATAGTCGTTAAATTCAGGCTGCAACGCTTCTCCAAAAGCAACCGCTTTTGCTGCAATTACATGCATCAGCGGTCCACCCTGAAGACCAGGAAAAACAGCAGAATTGAATTTCTTGCCCAGCTCCAGATCATTGGTCAGGATCATCCCGCCCCGTGGGCCCCGCAAGGTTTTATGAGTTGTTGTGGTTACAACATGAGCATGTTCCAGCGGGTTGGGATGAGCACCGCCAGCGACGAGGCCCGCGAAATGCGCCATATCAACCCAGAAGTATGCCCCAACTGAATCGGCGATTTCCCGGAAACGTTTAAAATCAATGAAGCGAGGGTAAGCGGAACCGCCGGCAATGATGACTTTGGGCTGATGCTCTTTGGCCAGACGCTCAACTTCGTCAAAGTCGACCATGGCGTCTTCCCGGCTCACGCCATATTGGATGGCGTTGAACCATTTGCCGCTCTGGGCGGGTGGAGCCCCATGTGTCAAGTGACCGCCGGCCGCCAGAGACATGCCCAAAATGGTATCCCCCGGCTGCAACAGCGCCAGATTAACGGCGCCATTGGCCTGCGCGCCGGAATGAGGCTGCACATTGACATAGGCTGCGTTAAACAGTTTTTTAGCGCGCTCTATCGCCAGGTTTTCAGCGATATCGACATACTCACAGCCGCCATAATAGCGACGTCCAGGATAGCCTTCCGCATATTTGTTGGTCAGGACAGACCCCTGCGCTTCCATCACGGCGCGACTGACAATATTTTCAGAAGCGATGAGTTCGATATGTTCCTGCTGACGCCCCATTTCCAATGTGATGCTGTTCATCAGATCCGCATCGGTTTCCGCAAGAGGCGCATTAAAAAATTTGTTCATATCAGTCATAAAAGGGTAATCCTTAATTCAACAATAAATGGCTAAAAATCAAGACATCTTGTCTACGCGACGTTGATGCCTTCCTCCTTCAAATTCAGTGGTGAGAAATGCTTTAAGACAATCAAGGGCCACATCAGGTCCCGTGGTGCGCCCCCCCAGTACAACAACATTGGCATTGTTATGCTGGCGACAGAGTTCGGCGGTCAGGCGGTCATGGACAAGGGCGGCGCGGATATGTGCGTGACGGTTGGCGGCAATGCTGATGCCAATTCCTGATCCACAAACCAGAACGCCGCGTTTGGCCTTTCCATGACCAATTGCATCAGCCATCGCATGGGCAAAATCCGGATAATCCACCGACTCACGACTATGACATCCCAGGTCAAGCACCTCAAACCCCTGCTCTTCGAGATATTCTTTCAGGCTGACCTTCAGGTCATATCCTCCATGGTCGCCTGCTAACGCTATGACTTCTCTAGACATAATCAACACCCTATCCTCATGGCCCGGATCGAAACCGGCAGGTTAAAATCTTTCTGCCGTTTAATATCATAGGCGACAGGTTTTTCCTACCATATGTATTGGGAAAAAGTGCTTTTTTGTACTTATCTTGTGGATAGGGGACGAAAAACCGAAAATTCAACTCTGATCTTTGGCCAGCAAATACTTCAGCTTGCGCACAGCCACCTGGGTCAGATGAGAGCGCGCGGCGTTGGATGGCCCGACAATCGTGGCTTCCCGTCCGGTCGCTGGATCAACGGCC
It encodes the following:
- the nrdR gene encoding transcriptional regulator NrdR is translated as MRCPFCGNDDTQVKDSRPTEDNAAIRRRRSCNGCGARFTTFERVQLRELTVAKKSGKKVPFEREKLERSINLALRKRNVEEGRIELLINGIVRQLESMGDSEIQSELIGKLIMEGLENMDPVAYVRYASVYKDFREAKDFEAFVGKLSDIDDD
- the glyA gene encoding serine hydroxymethyltransferase; the encoded protein is MTDMNKFFNAPLAETDADLMNSITLEMGRQQEHIELIASENIVSRAVMEAQGSVLTNKYAEGYPGRRYYGGCEYVDIAENLAIERAKKLFNAAYVNVQPHSGAQANGAVNLALLQPGDTILGMSLAAGGHLTHGAPPAQSGKWFNAIQYGVSREDAMVDFDEVERLAKEHQPKVIIAGGSAYPRFIDFKRFREIADSVGAYFWVDMAHFAGLVAGGAHPNPLEHAHVVTTTTHKTLRGPRGGMILTNDLELGKKFNSAVFPGLQGGPLMHVIAAKAVAFGEALQPEFNDYAARVVENARALAARLVEGGCDIVSGGTDTHLMLVDLRPLGLTGRDADNSLGRANITCNKNGIPFDPEKPMVTSGIRLGTPAGTTRGFGVKEFELVGDFIIEILNGLKANPEDNSAAEASVREKVIALCKDFPIY
- the rpiB gene encoding ribose 5-phosphate isomerase B; the encoded protein is MSREVIALAGDHGGYDLKVSLKEYLEEQGFEVLDLGCHSRESVDYPDFAHAMADAIGHGKAKRGVLVCGSGIGISIAANRHAHIRAALVHDRLTAELCRQHNNANVVVLGGRTTGPDVALDCLKAFLTTEFEGGRHQRRVDKMS
- a CDS encoding DUF6898 family protein, giving the protein MSGTSEGYIIEFIQVGASTKVTAVDPATGREATIVGPSNAARSHLTQVAVRKLKYLLAKDQS